The DNA sequence GCCGATAACCCATACAACTATATAAGCCGTGAAAAAATAATAGACGACGCCTATCTTTTTGATTACCACGGAAATGAATTTTCGATTTTAAGGGTTCATGATGCCATTCGAAATTACAACTTGGGTTCGTATTCATTCATTTACCAATTCGACCGGGATTTACTGCCCAACCACTCATTCTCAAAAGAGGGGACCAGCTATTCTGATAAAACCCCATTGCACAAGATTAATTTTCAAAAGAAACTGGCAGACCACCAAGCCTTTGGCACTTTGTATATCTCTCATGGCGATTTCGCAATTCACAAATTGGAGTATTCGGTCTACAGTTTGAAAAATAGAAAATCACGGAAAGTTTCGAATAAACATGACAGTTCTGGTCAACTTCTCTTCGAGGTGTTGACAGAGTACCAAAAAAACTCTGACAAAATGTATCCCCATTACATTTCGTTCCACAATAAATTTCAACTGCTTAAACCCAATGAGTTTAGGGTGGTTGACGTCTTTTGGAACCTCTATAAAAAGCGTTTCGAGATACTCTTTAATAGAGAACCCCTAGGAAAGGATGCTACAAAAAAGGACAATTATTCAATAATATATGAAGGTTATAAGGTAAAGTTCAAAACCGTCGTCAGTTATGGGGATCAGGTCTGGTTATATCCTAAAGTAAGTACACAAGAAGATAAAGAGGCCATGGCCCAAATTGAACAATTGGCAGATAGTGATGAACTCAAGATCGGGGTGTTATCCATTAACATTCAAAATATTAGGGATAAAGCTGGTAATTTGATAAATGCAAGGCGATATGAAGACGTGGATCAATATCGAGAGTTTTTTGTGCAGCAGATAAAACCGGTAGTTTCGTTACCGGCCAATAGCCTATTAATGGATAAACGAAAACCGATTTTTAAAAATCAACCCATTCATCGGCCAGAAAATTTTGATGATTATTGGATGAACACCCCTTTAAAGAATATTCAATAAGAACAAAAAAACCGCCCTTTTATAGAAAAAGGCGGTCTTTGTATCCAACAATTAATTAAGCCTATACCAAAGCCTCTACATCGGCTGACTTCACAGTCTGAATAATTCTGGCTGCCACTTTGTAAGGATCTGCATTTGAGGCGGGTCTTCTGTCTTCCAACCAGCCTTTCCATCCTCTTTCAACAGTTAGAATGGGGATTCTTATGGAAGCGCCCCTGTCTGAGACACCGTAACTGAATTCGT is a window from the Muricauda sp. SCSIO 65647 genome containing:
- a CDS encoding carboxypeptidase-like regulatory domain-containing protein is translated as MKNKLIFLFSILLAAPLFAQSDFLQGKLIDAQTIEPVAFATVRVKGRAIGVISNLDGSFRIPQKFKKYGDTLEISSMGYEKRQILISTLPADKVQRIYLQPGVFELQEAVVRAKRKRRLSARAIVRRAIENIPKNYPTSPFSIVGYYRDYQLKKGEYINLNEAILEVYDSGFDQVDSATSKVRIYEYEPNFDFERDTLADNPYNYISREKIIDDAYLFDYHGNEFSILRVHDAIRNYNLGSYSFIYQFDRDLLPNHSFSKEGTSYSDKTPLHKINFQKKLADHQAFGTLYISHGDFAIHKLEYSVYSLKNRKSRKVSNKHDSSGQLLFEVLTEYQKNSDKMYPHYISFHNKFQLLKPNEFRVVDVFWNLYKKRFEILFNREPLGKDATKKDNYSIIYEGYKVKFKTVVSYGDQVWLYPKVSTQEDKEAMAQIEQLADSDELKIGVLSINIQNIRDKAGNLINARRYEDVDQYREFFVQQIKPVVSLPANSLLMDKRKPIFKNQPIHRPENFDDYWMNTPLKNIQ